Proteins found in one Canis lupus baileyi chromosome 26, mCanLup2.hap1, whole genome shotgun sequence genomic segment:
- the FKBP1A gene encoding peptidyl-prolyl cis-trans isomerase FKBP1A isoform X2 — MGVQVETISPGDGRTFPKRGQTCVVHYTGMLEDGKKFDSSRDRNKPFKFMLGKQEVIRGWEEGVAQMSVGQRAKLTISPDYAYGATGHPGIIPPNATLVFDVELLKLE; from the exons atgggAGTGCAGGTGGAGACCATCTCTCCCGGAGACG GACGCACCTTCCCGAAGCGCGGTCAGACCTGCGTGGTGCACTACACGG GGATGcttgaagatggaaagaaatttgATTCCTCCCGGGACAGAAACAAGCCCTTTAAGTTTATGCTAGGCAAGCAGGAGGTGATCCGAGGCTGGGAAGAAGGGGTTGCCCAG ATGAGTGTGGGTCAGAGAGCCAAACTGACTATCTCCCCAGACTACGCCTATGGTGCTACTGGGCACCCAGGCATCATCCCACCAAATGCCACTCTCGTCTTTGACGTGGAGCTTCTGAAACTGGAATGA
- the FKBP1A gene encoding peptidyl-prolyl cis-trans isomerase FKBP1A isoform X4: MPLQGMLEDGKKFDSSRDRNKPFKFMLGKQEVIRGWEEGVAQMSVGQRAKLTISPDYAYGATGHPGIIPPNATLVFDVELLKLE, encoded by the exons ATGCCCTTACAAG GGATGcttgaagatggaaagaaatttgATTCCTCCCGGGACAGAAACAAGCCCTTTAAGTTTATGCTAGGCAAGCAGGAGGTGATCCGAGGCTGGGAAGAAGGGGTTGCCCAG ATGAGTGTGGGTCAGAGAGCCAAACTGACTATCTCCCCAGACTACGCCTATGGTGCTACTGGGCACCCAGGCATCATCCCACCAAATGCCACTCTCGTCTTTGACGTGGAGCTTCTGAAACTGGAATGA
- the FKBP1A gene encoding peptidyl-prolyl cis-trans isomerase FKBP1A isoform X3, whose protein sequence is MGVQVETISPGDGMLEDGKKFDSSRDRNKPFKFMLGKQEVIRGWEEGVAQMSVGQRAKLTISPDYAYGATGHPGIIPPNATLVFDVELLKLE, encoded by the exons atgggAGTGCAGGTGGAGACCATCTCTCCCGGAGACG GGATGcttgaagatggaaagaaatttgATTCCTCCCGGGACAGAAACAAGCCCTTTAAGTTTATGCTAGGCAAGCAGGAGGTGATCCGAGGCTGGGAAGAAGGGGTTGCCCAG ATGAGTGTGGGTCAGAGAGCCAAACTGACTATCTCCCCAGACTACGCCTATGGTGCTACTGGGCACCCAGGCATCATCCCACCAAATGCCACTCTCGTCTTTGACGTGGAGCTTCTGAAACTGGAATGA
- the FKBP1A gene encoding peptidyl-prolyl cis-trans isomerase FKBP1A isoform X1: MPDPGRSDPALSRFHSSPVPTARMGKLRLGWGAKSLAQGHMLGTGSAPAGRGPSERGMLEDGKKFDSSRDRNKPFKFMLGKQEVIRGWEEGVAQMSVGQRAKLTISPDYAYGATGHPGIIPPNATLVFDVELLKLE, encoded by the exons ATGCCGGACCCGGGACGGTCTGACCCGGCTCTTTCGCGCTTCCACAGCAGTCCTGTGCCCACTGCgcggatggggaaactgaggctggggtggggggcgaagTCGCTGGCGCAAGGTCACATGCTCGGAACCGGCAGCGCCCCGGCCGGCCGGGGACCGTCAGAAAGGG GGATGcttgaagatggaaagaaatttgATTCCTCCCGGGACAGAAACAAGCCCTTTAAGTTTATGCTAGGCAAGCAGGAGGTGATCCGAGGCTGGGAAGAAGGGGTTGCCCAG ATGAGTGTGGGTCAGAGAGCCAAACTGACTATCTCCCCAGACTACGCCTATGGTGCTACTGGGCACCCAGGCATCATCCCACCAAATGCCACTCTCGTCTTTGACGTGGAGCTTCTGAAACTGGAATGA